One Anaerohalosphaeraceae bacterium DNA window includes the following coding sequences:
- a CDS encoding type II secretion system protein, with protein sequence MTRKKGFTLIELLVVIAIISLLLSIIVPAVKMAKRKAATAVCLTNVKNLTLAWYSYQGENDGRFMAASPTASDAQAPWVRHPIREDGTPCLPTSTNPPVTDDDEKRGIAKGKMYEYGVDNFDTYHCPGDTYRKSKYDGTTIFRSYAIPSALGSGITRFHQITSPATRYNFVEEGEGRNFNFGAWEFYTPWDSFNEFREWYWRDPISINHGNSGIIGFCDGHAEIHVWQDSDTKARLDFYFSNPSITDYGFGGNALNTAFAPFRTPGQNNDTQYMGRGWAIQSPTRK encoded by the coding sequence ATGACCAGAAAAAAAGGATTTACGTTAATTGAGCTGCTGGTGGTCATCGCAATCATCTCTTTGCTGCTTTCTATCATTGTCCCTGCGGTGAAGATGGCCAAGAGAAAGGCGGCTACGGCAGTGTGTCTGACCAATGTCAAAAATCTTACCTTGGCGTGGTATTCGTACCAGGGAGAAAATGACGGCAGATTTATGGCTGCAAGTCCGACGGCGTCCGATGCACAAGCTCCGTGGGTCAGACATCCCATCCGGGAAGACGGGACTCCCTGTTTGCCTACTTCGACCAATCCGCCGGTTACGGATGACGATGAAAAGAGGGGAATTGCCAAAGGCAAGATGTATGAATACGGGGTGGATAATTTTGACACCTATCACTGCCCGGGAGATACATATCGGAAAAGCAAGTATGACGGAACAACAATTTTTCGTTCCTATGCGATCCCATCGGCCTTGGGCAGCGGCATAACCCGATTCCATCAAATCACTTCTCCTGCGACCCGGTATAACTTTGTGGAAGAGGGCGAAGGCAGGAATTTTAACTTCGGTGCCTGGGAGTTTTATACCCCCTGGGACTCTTTCAACGAGTTTAGAGAATGGTATTGGCGGGACCCGATTTCCATCAATCACGGCAACAGCGGGATTATTGGTTTTTGTGACGGGCATGCGGAAATACACGTATGGCAGGATTCGGACACAAAGGCCCGACTCGATTTTTACTTCAGCAATCCCTCTATTACGGATTATGGTTTTGGCGGCAACGCACTGAACACGGCTTTTGCTCCTTTCCGCACACCCGGTCAGAACAATGATACGCAATATATGGGGCGCGGCTGGGCCATTCAGAGTCCTACCCGCAAGTAA